The proteins below are encoded in one region of Belonocnema kinseyi isolate 2016_QV_RU_SX_M_011 chromosome 1, B_treatae_v1, whole genome shotgun sequence:
- the LOC117173775 gene encoding venom allergen 3-like — MCLFKSAEPQCQAYSVGLTAEEKQQILEKHNELRKKVADGLETEGSPGPQPAAKSMPNLTWDDELSTIAQRSANTCKFEHDKCRDVERFQVGQNIAYSGSTEENYSPDITTLVQMWYDEVKLFNGQDVTNFSFNPGVGHYTQLVWAKSLYLGCGAVKYNEEGFNKVYLVCNYGPAGNVIGEPMYEVR; from the exons ATGTGTCTTTTCAAA agTGCTGAACCTCAGTGCCAAGCATACAGTGTAGGATTAACTGCTGAAGAAAAGCAGCAAATTTTGGAAAAGCataatgaattaagaaaaaaagtagcTGATGGATTGGAAACTGAAGGAAGTCCAGGACCACAACCAGCTGCAAAAAGCATGCCAAATCTT acatgGGACGATGAACTGTCAACAATAGCCCAAAGATCAGCCAATACATGCAAATTCGAACATGACAAATGTCGAGATGTTG AGAGATTCCAAGTTGGACAAAACATTGCCTACAGTGGATCtactgaagaaaattattctcccGACATAACGACCCTTGTGCAGATGTGGTACGACGAAGTAAAGTTATTCAATGGACAAGATGTTACCAATTTTAG TTTCAATCCAGGTGTTGGCCATTACACACAATTAGTTTGGGCTAAGTCTCTGTACTTAGGTTGCGGTGCGGTTAAGTACAACGAAGAAGGATTCAACAAAGTTTATTTAGTTTGCAATTATGGACCAGCGGGAAATGTCATTGGCGAACCAATGTACGAAGTTCGTTAA